The Tolypothrix sp. PCC 7712 region GCACGAATGATGAATTCTTCTAGGACATTTAACGGACGAGGTTCTGTAATAGTTAATTCTACAGTTGTTTGCTGCAAACTATAGCGCAATTGACGAGCAGCTAAAACTGATAAGTGCGGATTTTGAGCGGGAATTTCTTCGACTAAATTCTTGAGGCTATCATCAATGGGTTTATTTGAGGATGCGAGAAACATCAACAAAACCTCCATGATGACTAACAACATTAGCAACTTCTGAGTACATATTTCCGACTTTACCAGGTTGCTTGGTAAATAAATCGTGACAGCCTACAATTACTAGCAATTCTTGGGCGCGAGAAAAAGCGACATTTACCCGTTCTGATTTTTTCGCAAATCCCACATCTCCTTTATTATTGTTGCGAACCATGCTCACAATCACTACAGGGCGTTCCATACCCTGAAATCTATCAACTGTACCAGTACGAATTTGCAGTGAGGGGAAAAGTTCTGATTGGAGGCGTTCATCAATTTTTCTGAGTTGAGCACCATAAAATGTAATTACAGCTATTTCTTTTTTCGGTTCACCACAGGCGACTTTTGCAGCCCAAGAATTTTCAAATTGCTGACACAAAGCTTCAATCACATCGATTTCCTGAAGGTTAAATAAAGAAGTACCTTCACGCTGTTCTTGAAATGCATCTTCTTTGGGCATTTTAACCCAAAGTAAATGGTGTTGAGGTTGAACTATTTCTCCAGCTAAATCATGGGCGCGTTTAATATCTGGCTGTGAAATTCCACATTCCAATTTACCCTCATAAAATTGATTGATTGCGCCCATAATATTGGGGTGCATTCGATATTGGGTAGTTAACATTTGTTTGATGCTTTGATCCGCATCTTCAAATTGGCTCTTGAAGAGAGATTCTTCTAAAAATTGCAATTCTTCTCTGCTACTGCCAATTTCTTGCACAACTTCTTCTAAAGTACTAGTATCTAGCATTGGTGGTAATTGTTTATGATCGCCTACCATGACTAATTTTTTACCTTTCAAAGCAGGAATCAGCAATTCTGGTGGCGTACACTTACTAACTTCATCAACTATCACCACATCAAAGCATTGAAATTCTTCCGAAAAATCACGATTTGCAGCTTGCACGCAGGTGATACCGACGACGTTAGCATTATCTAAATATACCTGTCTTAAATCGTGGCGATCGCGTTCTGAGGGGTTGCGTACTTTTTCAATCCAATCTTGAATAAAATTACCATAGCGATCGAGGTAAACTTCATCTTGAGTGAGTTGCTCTTGTAAAGCCTCAAATTGAGATTTGATGCTGCGTAAAAATTCTAAATTATATAAATCAGGGGTAGAACTGGGAATTTTAAATTTATCAGATATCCCTTGCCATTCTATCTGCCACCAGTTGCGCTCTAATAATAAAGTCTCTGATAATTCTGGTTGCGTCTGTTCAGATATTTTGTCTAACTTTAATTTTAAAGTCTCAAGCTGTTGTTGAACAATTGTTGTTTCTTCTTGTAAGATTGATAACTGCTCAATCAAAGAGAATTTGATATTTTCTAATACCGCAAATGGCTCTAGAGATGTAATTAAATTTTCTAACTGACTTAGCTGATTAATCCAAGCATGGACATGTTTAGAAAATTCCTGTGGATGCTCCCAAATTTTAGCTTGGGTTGTGAGATATTGGTCAACTAGTGTACGTAATTGTTGAGGAATGTTTGGCTGTTGGTTGAGTTCTTGCAAAGTATTAATTGCTCTTGCCAGTTTCACATTAGCATCTTGTCTGGCTGTTTCTATCTGATTTTGAATATTAAATATTTGCTGAGATGCAGTTTCATGATTGTGCAGTTCATTTAACTGTTGTTGTAGATGTTGTAAATGCTGTTCTATTTCAGTTTTAACTTTAAAAACGCATTGGCGCGCGTTGCTAAGGATGCTTTCTATGAGTTCTTGGGTAATTTGGTTGAGAGTCGCTTCAATATTTTTGGCTTCCCATAATGCGCCATAGGTTTGCTGAATCCTGTTCAACAAAATTTGGGCTGCATCAACTATAGTTTTTCGCTGATTTTGCGTTAAATATTGATAGTTATTAACCTGTTGAGCAATTTCTTGCCATTGAGTGCAATCGCTCGTTTTCAAAAATAAAGGAATTTTGCTAAAATTCTGCTGGAGAAAATAGCTAAAACTATGCTGTCTACCTTTTCTATCAGTATATTCTCCCTCGATTTCGTAAGCGATCGCCTTTGCTAATAAATCCCAGTCTGGTAGATTAACTGCATAATTGCTTGGCATTAATGATATTTTTAAAGAATTAGCCAACATCACCAATCCTGGCGGTAATTGTATTAGCTCTAAGGTTAAAGGTTGATTAGTCTGCCGAGCATTATTTAAAATTTCCGATAAACCTGTATTAGCTGTAGCCTTCCATTCCTTAACAGCAGCGATAACAGACTCAAGTTCCTGCTTGCGAGTTTCCCAATTTTGAATAGTTTGCTGTAAACTGTGCTGTTTGCTAAAAAATTGCTGATTATCTTTTTGTAATTGTTGTAAATTGCTGGAATGCTGTTTAAAAACCTGAACTGCGGCTGCAACTTCTAACATCGCTACAGTTGCACTTTGAGCATAAATTAATGCAGTTTTAAAATCAGGGATTCCCTTGGCGACAGTTTCACGTAACCACACAGCCAATCCAAAAGCACCACATTGAGGGCGAAGGACTTCAAGTTTATCAGTCAAGGTAACAGCTTTAGCGACATTTACCAAAAAGTCTTTAACTAAAGTATTACCTTCAGTATATGGGCGCAAATGCGGCAAAAAGTTGGTAATTTCTGGTGCTTCCCAATTAACTATTGATGGAGAATCTAAAAGATTTTCTAAACCAGAAATTAAGGTTTCAATTTCAGCTTTCTTAGCTAATGCATCCTGAAACAGTGCTTCTTGTTGTTGCAGATTAACTTGTAATTTAGCTTGTTTATGCGTTAATTCTTCCTGATTTACTTGGAATTCTTCTTCTGCTTGGATATAAGCTGTAAATCTTGGATAAAATGCCAATAATTGACGATAATTTTCTAAATTTTGGCGGCGATTACTGAGACGATTTTCGCAGTCACTAGCAGTATTATCTAACCATGTGCCAATAACTTGGTCTTCTAAAAACGGTTGTCCTTCTTCACCAACTTTCTCAGCACGTCCCTTACGTATCGCCCGAATTACAGGGTTATGAACTAATCTACTCAGGGCGTTATCTACTGCTAAATTCGCTTGGGAAGCAATCAAAGTCCGCCCACCTCGCAAAGCGACTTGATAGCAAATCTCAGCTATTACGGTTGTTTTACCTGTACCAGGTGGCCCCTGAATTAAAACTAAATCTTCGGAAGAAAGTACTGTTTCTACTGCTGCTTTTTGACCAGGATTAGCAGATGATAATAATAAATCTTCTATTGGTAATTGTACAGTTTGATGAATAGGTCGAGCTTGGGCAGCATCGAATAAGAAATTCCCTAAATAGGGATTTTGTGTGCGTCCATTATTTAAATCATCTAAAGCTTTTTTCTTGCGCTGAATTTGTTTAATATCGCCAACTGCTTCAAAACATAAAAACCCAGTATCAGGAAGTTGATAGCGTCCGCTTGTCATGTAATCAGCAAAATCGCGTTCCAGCCTAACACCAATGATGCGATTTTTGATATCAATTTCTTCAATGGAACCTAATAAGCGACTTTGCTGCCAATTTCTGCCATTGGGTGCAGTTTCAAATAATTTGATGTCTTCGTTTTTTGCTTTCCTTACCCGTTCCCAGAAGTTTTCAACATCCAACAGATTTTCAGGCGAACCATCGAGGGTAGCTGAGTTAACATCAATTTGAAAACTGATGCGTCTTTTAAAGTTATAGTTATGCTGACGGTAAGGTACACAAAACTGACGCGCTTGAGCAATCTTCTCTTCAATCTGCAAAAAGGCTTTCCATGCTTTCAGTTGTGCTTCTGTAGGTACAAAATCGCCACAAATTGGCGTATTTTTTAATTGTGTAAATACAGTTGAGGGGATACCGATATGATGCTCATGGTTAGGCAGAAGCCGCAAGCGGAAGGGTACAGCATAAGCATCATTATTGCCTCGTGAAATTGGCAGTAAATAAGCAGATAAAATTCTTAAACCTTCGTAGCCATTGGGATGTACTGCGGCTTTAAATCCAAGAGTTTTACCTAACTTTTGCAGTCTTAAAGGTAATTTACTATGCTCAGAATCAGTGGCAATTATTAATTCCCAAATTTCTTCTTTGGCTGCTCTTCCTGCACCTTTACGACGTAGATAAAATAGACAAGGATTTTGCCCGACACATTCCCACATTAATTCATGGGCATATTCTCGGCGTTCGCTAAAATCAGGATATTCGGCAACTGCATCCGCGCCTGCTAAATGACGGATTAAACTATCAATTGTTGAATTTACGAACATATAGCCCCAATCTTCTGAGGCCATTTTCATTTTCAAGGAACTAGTTTTGCGAGTGGTAGCAACTTTAGTAACTGCTGGTTTAGCAGCTTTGCGAACACGTTCTGCTTCAAATTCAGAAATGGTGCTGCTAGGACTTGTGGCGACAATGTTAAGTTGCTGGCATATGACTAATAGCTTTTTGCTATCTACATTTATTTCCTTTGAAAGTTCGTAGATTCTAACTTTTGATTTTTGCATCCAGTAATTTTCTGTAATATTTGATATTTATGAGAATAAAACTATTGCTAAAGCTAAAGATGATGTCCGCAAAATTTCTCTCAAACTCTTATTCTTTTGTTACTTTTGGATGATTTGCGGTGCGTTTTTGATAAAATGTGCGGAAGTTTAAGTATAAAAATTTCACGCAGAGGCGCAGAGGCGCAAAGAGAAAGATGGAGATTTTAAAGTTGTAGATTAGGGTGTGCGATTTTTCATCCTGGAGTTGAGGAATAACTATAAGTTTATAGTTTATATTGTCTGTACACTTCACTCGCAGCACGATGTACTAAAGAATGTCTCCAAACCAGCGATGACAAATCGTCGGCGTAACCCCCACCAATAACACAGGCGACGGGATAACCAGCACTGACACAAGTACTCAAAACCTGCATTTCGCGACGGAATATCCCAGTATCGGTTAAAGCTAATTTTCCCAGGCGATCGCCTATATGTGGATCGACACCTGCGTCATAGAAAACGATATCTGGCTTCACAGCCGATAATAAATCCGGTAGATACTTTGCTAAAGTTTGCAAGTAGGCATCATCTTCCATCCCTTCTGGTAAAGGGACATCCAAATCGCTGCTTTGCTTAGTACCCGGAAAATTCACTTCACAATGCATAGAAAATGTGAAAACGCTGTCATCATCTTGGAAGATAAAAGCCGTACCATCGCCTTGATGTACATCTAAATCCACTATTAAGATTTGTTGAGCTAGTCCGAGTTTTTGTAAAACGCGAGATGCGATCGCTAAATCATTGAAAATACAAAAACCAGATCCATAACTGGGAAAAGCATGATGAGTCCCGCCAGCCGTATTGCAAGCTAAACCCTGACTCAGCGCTAATTGGGCAGTCAGTATTGTACCACCGACCGCTACACAGGTACGATTTGCCAATGCCGGACTCCACGGCAAACCTATACGCCTCTGTGCTTTGGAGTCTAATGTTCCTTCACAATAAGCTCGAACATAGTTACCAGCGTGAACCAACTCAATCAATTCTGTTGACGGAAGCACAGGCGTATGAAATTGCTCAATTTGCGCCACCCCATCACTTATTAACAATTCGTATAACTGTCGAAACTTCCCCATTGGAAACCGATGTCCCTCTGGTAGCGGCGCAACGTAATCAGGATGATAAATAATTGGTAAATGCATTGTTGGTGTTTGGTAATTGGTAATGGGTAATTGGTAATTGGTGTTTGTTATTTCCCCTTGTCACCTCATCTCCCACCCTACGGGAAGCCCTTCGGGTTCAGCAGTTGCTTCAAGTCGGGGAACCCGCCCAACGCACTGCTTCACCGCTATCGCGTCTACATCTCCCTCATCTCCCTCATCTCCCTCATCTCCCCAGTCCCCAGTCCCCAATCCCCAATCCCCAGTCCCCAGTCCCCAGTCCCCAGTCCCCAGTCCCCAGTCCCCAATCCCCCACATTTGTCTACACTAAGAAGTGACAATGAAAACATAGTAAGGAAGCCTGCGTGCTTGATTTGTATCCGATGATGCAACTAAAAACTGTATGGCAATTAGGTAGCAATAATCCAGAAAATCAACATCACCTAGCTACTATTCGCCAATGCTGGGCAAGTCTCAATAGTAAAAAAGTTACTTGGCAACAGAGGATAATTACTGAGAATACTGAAGTCGATCAATTAGATTGGGAACCCAAGCGGTTTGATGAAGCCTTTGCGATCGCCAACCCAGATATTCGTGGTATTACACTGTATTGGCGTAAACCTGACTCTTCTGTTGAACGTAACACCACGCCACATCAATTAATACTTGATAGCCTCAACCAATATTTATATATTTTTCCTAAGTCACAAAAAGAACTAGTTATCCGTGTAGGTTTTCCATCGATTGTTTATGAAACAATTTCACTAACAAATCCCCAATATTTATATAATTCATCTGGTGAAAACTACATTCTCACTTTGCAGGATGCATCACAACAGCTAGAAGTCAAAGTTAGCATGAGTCCAGAAAATCTCAAACAGCTACTTCGACAACTCACAAGGTAAAATTAAGCCAACATACGTTACCCTGACTGAGTACCCTAATCTTAAATACTTCATTTCAAATTGATTATGATGCAATGGATTCTGCCAGTTGTATTTGTTCTTGCTGGCTTACTAGCAGGAATAATTGCGGAGAAATTTTTCTTCAAGAAGTTGAAAACATTTGTTCTTAAAACAAAACTTCCTGGAAGTGAACTTATATTTCTCTCATTGCATCGCATGACATTTATTTGGTTCGTGCTAGCAGGATTTTCTGCAGCAGTTCTTAGCGCTCCCATCAAACCAGATATTGCCACTGTCCTGCACAAAATAGTTACTATAGTTATACTTTACTCAGTCACAATAGTTGTAGCTAGATTGACTGCTGGTTTTATCAATTTATTTATTACTAGATCTGAAGGAGTTTCAGCATCACTCATTTCTAATATCGCTAAGACTGCTGTCTTTGTTCTAGGAACGCTAATTCTGTTGCAGACAGTGGGTGTAGAAATCACACCAATAATTACGACTTTAGGTATTAGCGGTTTAGCAGTAGGTTTAGCTCTCAAAGATACGCTAGAGAATTTATTTGCGGGCTTTTATCTGCTAATTTCTAAGCAAGTCAGAACTGGAGATTATGTCAAACTAGCAGATAGTCATGAAGGATATGTCATAGATATTTCTTGGCGTAATACAACTATTAGGGAACTTTCAAATAACGTCATCATTGTACCCAATTGTAAATTATCTTCAGCAATTTTTATTAACTACCATCTGCCAGTTAAAGAGATTACTCTCACACTTAATGTCGGAGTTGATTACGAGAGCGACTTAGAACAGGTAGAAAGGGTAACAGTGGAAGTTGCTAAAGAAGTGATGGCAGAAATAGCACCACAATTAATCGCCAATGAACCATATATCAGATTCCACAAGTTTGGAGATTTTAGTATAGATTTTACTCTTTATATGCGCGTCAATGAATTTTTTGACCAACGTATTGGCAGACATTTATTTATTAAAAAATTACATAAACGATATCAGAAAGAAGGAATTAAAATTCCTTTCCCAGCTAGAGAATTGTTTATACCCGAAAATGCTGCCAAACTTGGACAATAAACATTTTGCAATATTATTAGAGTTGTAATATTTTTTGTGTTCGTGCAGTATTTACAACAATATAATGTCTTGATTTCTACATTGAAACCTCGAATTTTTGAGATATCCTGAAAAATTCGAGGTTTTAGCATTTATAAAAGCAGACAAAATTTATAATAGATAAAGCATTTATCAAGTAAATCTTAGTTAGGACGTGTTACGGCTATGACAGGATTGGGGACTGAGAGTTAATGATATTTAGCCGTAACGCATCATCCATGCTATCAAAGGAGAATCAATAACCTTGAATACTCAACTAACCCTTAAAGAACAATTTCTAGTGCAGCTTGATAAAATTCAAAAGCATGGTGATAGTTCTCATGTCACCAATTTAGAGATAGACGAAAATACTGCCACAGAAATTGAGCAATTAACAACAGAACTCGAAAGTATTAATCCTAATCCCAAACCTCTGCTTAATGCTATTTCTCTGCTGAATGGAACTTGGTTATTGAAATACTCCACTGCTAGAGAAATTCGGGCTTTAGCTTCTCTACCATTGGGGTTAAAAGTAGGTAAAGTATACCAAGTAATTAATGTTGCAAATAAATCATTCTTCAATATAGCTTTTGTGCAACATCCTCTGAAAATCATATCAGGCTTCGTGAAAGTTGCAGCTAGCTTTGAGCCTATCCAAGAAGATTTATCGAATCTACTGGACAAACGTATCCAAGTCAATTTTGAAAAACGCTACTTATCAATTGAAAAAATTCTTGGCATTAATACCCCTCAACTCAACCCATTTAAAGTTGTTCCAGCTAGTAATCCTAAAGGACGAGTTCCTAGCCTAGATATTACTTATTTAGATGAAACTTTAAGGATAGGGCGTGGTGGAGATGGTAGTTTATTTATTCTGACTAAATCTCAAGATTTACCTGACAAATTTCGATAAATTTGAATGCGTAATTCTTACTCAAGGGTTAACCAACTAAAAACTTGCTCAACACTTAAAGATAAATCGAGATTACTAAGAACAGGTAGTGAATCTTTACCTGTTAGCATTTCAACTCTTTGATTTGGGAATATAGTTAAAATACTCGCTTCTTCTGGAAAAATTAGCCATCCTAGTTCTGTGCCATTTTGAGAACAGTGGAGTAAGTTACGCAGAACTTTGGCTTGACTTTGCTCTGGAGAAAGTATTTCTATTGCCCAGTTAGGATGAGTTTCAAAACGGTTAGCAATTCTGCCTGATGGTTCACGAGGAATGCGTTCCCAACGAAATACCGCAATATCAGGAACTATAGCCGCACCGCCAAAAATACAACGCAGTTCGGGAAAAGCTAGGGCAATTTTTTGAGGTTTAGCTATTTGGTTAATTCTTTCACAGAGTTCTACTTGTAGTAGGCTATGTTCTCCTTGAGGCATCACTTTTTGACTCACTTTTCCATTGATATACTCTGAAGCAGGTTTGGTTTCTGGCAATTGAAGAAATTCTTCTAATGTGATGGATTTGACTAGTGTACTCATCGTTTTTCTTGCCAAATTCTCTAACATTTATTTTTCGTAATTCTTAATAATCAATGAAATAATGTTGGCGACATATCAATATATTCTAGAGGGCAAGGCAGTGCCTAGCCCCTACAATTCGCATTCTTTTTTCAAATTGATGTAATTACAAAATATTGGCAACATCTAGATTGATAGGTTTGAATTACATTACTCAACTCAGCAATCTTGTACAGACGTGATTAATCGCGTCTGTTGCAACTCATTACTCAGCACTACAATGGCATAAAGTCATACCCAGTCGCAGATTTATTGCTAGGTTGAATTTTTACTAAAACTGCTGTGCCATTGCGATCGCCTGATGGTAAAAATTGGATTTTACCTGTAGCACCATTAGCAACTAGGCTGGGACTATGCAGCGCTTTTTCTAAGCCATCGCGGGTGCTATCTTGTTGTAAACCTTTAGCGATCGCAATTGTTGCATCATAAGCTGTAGCGGTTCGCCAATTTACATTTCCGCCCCAAAGTTTCACCGCATTTTGTGGAAAAGGATTGCTTGGAATTGCTTGGGGATGCCAAGGTATAGCTAAAACTAAGCCATTTACATCGCTTTTACCTACCTGTAGAGTTTGGAATGTATACAGCGTGGGGCTAGCAAACAATGTTAATTTACCGTTATTTGCAGCTGCTAAATCTAAAGCTTTGTTAATTCTATCGACATGAGGCGCTAAAACTAAGCTATCTGCACCACTGCTAATGAATTGGGAAATTAAGGCGCTGGGATTAAAATCAGCTGCAGCAACATCGCAATTTATAGGGTTAACTTTACCACCACCAGCAACTATACCTTTGATAAACTCATCCTTGAAAGATTGGGTATCAATTGATTTTGAGTCTGCACAAATAGCAATATTGTTTTTACGTGCTGTTTTAATAGTGTAATTAGCCAGGCTAGCAGCAAATGAGCCATTACTAGGAACAGTGCGAAATATATAATTACCAATACCAGAAAGATTTTGTGCGGTGCTGCTAGGAGAAATCATTACTAATCCCCCCTCTTGGTAAATTGGTGCAGCCGCAATCGAAGCATTACTAGAGTTATGTCCCACTACAGCCAGAATGCTGGTGTCTTGGACAAATTGCTTGGCAATCTGTTGAGCTTGGTTAGCCTCATTATCATCGTTAGCGATCGCCACCTGCAAAAGTTTACCATTGATACCACCGCTACGATTGACTTCATCTTGCGCCTGAGCTACACCCCGCAGAATTTCTTTTGCCACATCTAAATTCCCCCCGATAGGTACACTCACGGCAATTTTCAGGGCATTAGTATTTTTTGTTTGTGAATTATTTAAATAAATTAAGCTTTCTGGATCGTTGCGATGTTTTTGCAGTGATGATTTTAACTTAGTGCTAGCAGTAGCAAAATCGCCTTTCGCAAAAGCTTGTACTCCAGCTTCTTTATCAGCACTCGTATCAGCAGCCACTAAAATTTTCTCGCCTAAACTGATTCGCTGTGATTGAGAACCTCCGTTAACTGGTTGCGAACTATTACCAGGTATTAAGGAAGTCAAACTGTTACCGGAAAATTGATTCCACACCCACAAGCCCAAACCTAACACAGCCGTAGTACAAAGCAGAGATAAAATTAGCAGCTTAGTTTCTTTCTGAGAATTCATAAGTTATTGATATAGATTGCCCGGTAGAGTTGGTATTTTCTCTACTAACTACAATCAGAACGAAGAAAATAGGCAAACCCTGCAACTCAATAACAGCTTACCGCGATTGCGGGGGTTGGGGACTGGGGACTGGGGATTGGGGACTAGGGATGAGGAACAAACACCAATTACCGATTACCCAATGCCCAATGCCCCATGCCCAATGCCCCATGCCCCATGCCCCATGCCCCATGCCCCATGCCCAATGCCCAATGCCCAATGCCCAATGCCCAATGCCCAATGCCCCATGCCCAATGCCCCATTCCCAATTCCCCATTGTTACCAGTTCCAAAGTCTTCTACACTGACTGCATAGGTTTTAAGTCTTACAAGCTCCTCGTAATGGTCAACGATACTGAGTATATTAGGCAAACTGAAGCCACTCGTGTACAGGTACTTAGCGAAGCTCTGCCTTATATTCAACAGTTCACTGGACGTACTGTTGTTGTCAAATATGGCGGTGCGGCTATGAAAGATAGCACCCTCAAAGATCAGGTAATCCGCGATATTGTTTTCTTATCCTGCGTCGGCTTGCGCCCGATTTTAGTCCACGGTGGCGGCCCGGAAATTAACAGTTGGTTAGATAAGCTGGGAATTGAACCGCAATTTAAGAATGGTTTGCGAGTCACTGATGCGCCCACAATGGATGTTGTGGAAATGGTGTTGGTGGGTCGAGTTAATAAGGAAATTGTTGAGCTGATTAACCAAGCTGGTGGTTTGGCTGTGGGACTCTGCGGTAAGGATGGTAATCTCATCACAGCCCGCCCCCAAGGTCAAGAGGGTATCGGTTTTGTTGGGGAAGTCAGTAATGTCAATATCAAAATTTTAGAAACTCTAGCTAGTAATGGCTATATTCCAGTTGTGTCTAGTGTCGCCGCCGACGAGACAGGACAAGCTTATAACATCAATGCGGATACCATCGCTGGAGAAATCGCAGCCGCTTTAGGTGCAGAAAAGTTGATTTTACTGACTGACACCAGAGGTATTTTAAAAGATTACAAAGATCCTTCGACTTTGATCCCCAAAGTGGATATACCCGAAGCGAGAGATTTAATCGCCACGGGTGTAGTTAGCGGGGGGATGATTCCCAAAGTCAATTGTTGTGTGCGATCGCTTGCTCAAGGAGTCAAGGCTGCACATATCATTGATGGACGCATTCCCCACGCTTTGCTATTGGAAATCTTTACTGATGTTGGGATTGGAACTATGATTCTCGGTTCCCAATTTAGAGGCTGATTAGACCTGTTTTGTCACTCTCAAAAAAAAATAATCTCAGATTGATTCTGAGATTATTTTTTTCATCAATTTTTGAGGCTTTATTTTCTAACAGAAACTAAAATTTATAGATAAAACGTGGCAATTAAAGCCCTGTAAACTTTGGGGCAATTAGATTCCAATACAGTTCAGTTAAGAAAATTAATTGATAACAAAACTACAAAACTAGTTACTCAACAAAAAACCGAACAATAATTTTGGAGGGGGTTTGGGGGACGCAACCGTCCCCCAATCGGGGGCTTGGGGGAGAATCCCCCAATTGAGCTAGCTTTTTCTACAAGTCATAAATCAATCACCAATGATCTTATCTGACCTGCATTGAATTAGATTCTCCCCATCTGACAAAATAGGATTAGCTATTGGTTGGGCAGTTGGGCAGTTTACTCAACCATCAAATTACCAAGGATAAAGAATATTGACTTGCGATCGCCTTCTGAATGGTTGATTATATCCAGGATGACGGTCAAATACTGGATTTCTGATTGTTGAGTTGCGGAAGATGGGGTTAACTACAGAGGGTGTATTTAAACCCGGATAGATATTATTCTGACGATATTGAGGATAAGTGTAGATGGTAGTTGTGGGATAACGGTAATCAGTGCGTTGGCGATAGCGGTAATCATTATTCCAATGCGTTCTTCCTCTCACCGGATTTACACGTATATGATTATACCTCTGATTCCCATATCCGAATGAGTCATCTAAGTGTGTTTGCCTTCCACCGTTAATAATAATCACCGACTGAGCAGCAGCAGGGGCAATAGTAGCGCTGAGTAATACCAGAGTGAGGCTTGCACCCAGCCAATTCCGTTGTAAATCTTTAATCTTAGCCATATTTTGCTTCCCCAGTTTGATCGACTGAAATTTTCAGTAGCTGCTGATTGTTGGTATCTGAATGATTGGTTTACTAACTTTTTATGGATTTCTGATCA contains the following coding sequences:
- a CDS encoding ABC transporter substrate-binding protein, producing the protein MNSQKETKLLILSLLCTTAVLGLGLWVWNQFSGNSLTSLIPGNSSQPVNGGSQSQRISLGEKILVAADTSADKEAGVQAFAKGDFATASTKLKSSLQKHRNDPESLIYLNNSQTKNTNALKIAVSVPIGGNLDVAKEILRGVAQAQDEVNRSGGINGKLLQVAIANDDNEANQAQQIAKQFVQDTSILAVVGHNSSNASIAAAPIYQEGGLVMISPSSTAQNLSGIGNYIFRTVPSNGSFAASLANYTIKTARKNNIAICADSKSIDTQSFKDEFIKGIVAGGGKVNPINCDVAAADFNPSALISQFISSGADSLVLAPHVDRINKALDLAAANNGKLTLFASPTLYTFQTLQVGKSDVNGLVLAIPWHPQAIPSNPFPQNAVKLWGGNVNWRTATAYDATIAIAKGLQQDSTRDGLEKALHSPSLVANGATGKIQFLPSGDRNGTAVLVKIQPSNKSATGYDFMPL
- the argB gene encoding acetylglutamate kinase, whose protein sequence is MVNDTEYIRQTEATRVQVLSEALPYIQQFTGRTVVVKYGGAAMKDSTLKDQVIRDIVFLSCVGLRPILVHGGGPEINSWLDKLGIEPQFKNGLRVTDAPTMDVVEMVLVGRVNKEIVELINQAGGLAVGLCGKDGNLITARPQGQEGIGFVGEVSNVNIKILETLASNGYIPVVSSVAADETGQAYNINADTIAGEIAAALGAEKLILLTDTRGILKDYKDPSTLIPKVDIPEARDLIATGVVSGGMIPKVNCCVRSLAQGVKAAHIIDGRIPHALLLEIFTDVGIGTMILGSQFRG